One segment of Trachemys scripta elegans isolate TJP31775 chromosome 1, CAS_Tse_1.0, whole genome shotgun sequence DNA contains the following:
- the LOC117885131 gene encoding C-type lectin domain family 9 member A-like encodes MKGDKYRPCPESWIQHGEKCYHFSKEMKTWHKSKEYCSSWGSLLPKIENKEELDFIKSQASFHWIGLSRTAMGHGWVWQDGTAHSTDLFPVKIQEPGEKCALFKAGEAFSHNCTGQYRYICEKRATQKKATERAQGRLQYPWQS; translated from the exons atgaaag GAGATAAATATAGACCTTGCCCAGAGAGCTGGATACAGCATGGAGAGAAGTGTTACCATTTTTCGAAGGAAATGAAAACATGGCACAAGAGTAAAGAATACTGCTCTTCTTGGGGATCCCTACTGCCTAAAATAGAGAACAAGGAAGAGCTG GATTTCATAAAGTCTCAGGCCTCATTTCACTGGATTGGATTATCCCGTACGGCAATGGGTCATGGCTGGGTGTGGCAGGATGGCACAGCCCACTCCACTGACCT ttttccaGTAAAGATACAAGAGCCTGGAGAAAAATGTGCACTTTTCAAAGCTGGAGAAGCCTTCTCCCATAACTGTACAGGCCAATATCGCTATATTTGTGAAAAGAGGGCTACTCAGAAAAAGGCTACTGAACGGGCACAAGGAAGATTACAGTATCCATGGCAATCATAA